One stretch of Streptomyces hygroscopicus DNA includes these proteins:
- a CDS encoding bifunctional D-altronate/D-mannonate dehydratase — MKIVDAKVVVTSPGRNFVTLKVTTDEGLTGLGDATLNGRELAVVSYLEDHVVPLLIGLDAHRIEDTWQSLYRGAYWRRGPVTMAAIAAVDVALWDIKAKAAGLPLYQLLGGASRDRIRTYGHAEGRDLPELLDSVRARLSQGFPAIRIQTGIPGLKSVYGVHTTDTDDKPVPHQGAKPLVEDWDTEAYLRHIPRVFEAVRAEFGPELALLHDAHHRLTPVQAARLGQELEPYRPFWLEDCTPAENQEALRLVRRHTTVPLAIGEVFNTVHDYQTLITEQLIDYVRSAVTHFGGVTPLRKLFDFAAQYQIKSGIHGPEDISPVGMAAAVHLDLAVHNFGIQEYSGHNALTQEVFRHAYTFTDGHLHPGEAAGIGVELDEDLAAAHPYRQAYLPVNRLQDGTVHDW; from the coding sequence ATGAAGATCGTCGACGCGAAAGTCGTCGTCACCAGTCCCGGCCGCAACTTCGTCACGCTGAAGGTGACGACCGACGAGGGCCTCACCGGCCTGGGGGACGCCACGCTCAACGGCCGCGAACTCGCCGTGGTGAGCTACCTGGAGGATCATGTCGTACCGCTGCTCATAGGGCTGGACGCGCACCGGATCGAGGACACCTGGCAGTCGCTGTACCGGGGGGCCTACTGGCGCCGCGGCCCGGTCACGATGGCCGCGATCGCCGCCGTCGACGTGGCACTGTGGGACATCAAGGCGAAGGCGGCCGGGCTGCCGCTGTACCAGCTCCTCGGCGGGGCGAGCCGTGACCGTATCCGCACCTACGGCCACGCGGAGGGCCGGGATCTCCCCGAACTCCTCGACTCGGTGCGCGCCCGGCTGAGCCAGGGCTTCCCGGCGATCCGGATCCAGACCGGTATTCCCGGCCTCAAATCGGTGTACGGCGTGCACACCACGGACACCGACGACAAGCCCGTACCGCACCAGGGGGCGAAGCCCCTCGTCGAGGACTGGGACACGGAGGCGTATCTGCGCCACATTCCGCGGGTCTTCGAGGCGGTACGGGCCGAGTTCGGGCCGGAACTGGCGCTGCTCCATGACGCTCACCACCGGCTGACACCGGTCCAGGCCGCGCGCCTCGGCCAGGAGCTGGAGCCGTACCGCCCGTTCTGGCTGGAGGACTGCACGCCCGCGGAGAACCAGGAGGCGCTGCGACTGGTGCGGCGGCACACCACCGTCCCGCTCGCCATCGGCGAGGTCTTCAACACCGTCCACGACTACCAGACCCTCATCACCGAGCAGCTGATCGACTACGTGCGCTCCGCCGTCACCCACTTCGGCGGTGTCACTCCGCTGCGCAAGCTCTTCGACTTCGCGGCCCAGTACCAGATCAAGAGCGGCATCCACGGGCCGGAGGACATCTCGCCCGTCGGTATGGCCGCGGCCGTCCATCTCGATCTGGCGGTCCACAACTTCGGCATCCAGGAGTACTCGGGGCACAACGCCCTGACGCAGGAGGTCTTCCGGCACGCCTACACCTTCACCGACGGCCATCTGCACCCGGGCGAGGCGGCCGGTATCGGGGTGGAACTCGATGAGGACCTGGCCGCGGCCCACCCCTACCGGCAGGCGTACCTGCCGGTGAACCGGCTCCAGGACGGAACGGTCCACGACTGGTGA
- a CDS encoding sugar ABC transporter permease, giving the protein MTASHATAAPRGRTGRRRGLAWLRAAAITVVTLIFALPVVWMFAAAFKTNVQVTDPRVGLWFSPTLENFRNIVEDGQILRSMGNSLLVGVVSTVLSAVIAVPAAWAVGRFRMHRTGSLVLVARIVPAISLLVPWYYLFAQIGLVGSYTVLILSQMFVSVPLITWIMISFFAGLPVELEEAGRTDGLSAFGAFWRITLPLAAPGTATASLLAFVFSWNNFMFALVFADDRTQTVPVALFNFISYASTDWGGLMAAATLITVPVVVAAVVGQKHLVAGLTSGASKG; this is encoded by the coding sequence ATGACCGCCTCCCACGCCACCGCCGCACCCCGTGGCCGCACCGGCCGCCGCCGTGGGCTGGCCTGGCTGCGCGCCGCCGCCATCACCGTGGTGACACTGATCTTCGCGCTGCCGGTCGTGTGGATGTTCGCGGCGGCCTTCAAGACGAACGTACAGGTGACCGATCCCCGGGTCGGACTGTGGTTCTCGCCCACGCTGGAAAACTTCCGCAACATCGTGGAGGACGGCCAGATCCTGCGCTCGATGGGGAACTCGCTGCTGGTCGGGGTGGTCTCCACGGTGCTCTCCGCCGTCATCGCCGTACCGGCTGCCTGGGCGGTGGGCCGCTTCCGGATGCACCGCACCGGCTCCCTCGTCCTGGTCGCCCGGATCGTGCCCGCGATCTCCCTGCTCGTCCCCTGGTACTACCTCTTCGCGCAGATCGGGCTGGTCGGCTCGTACACCGTCCTGATCCTCAGCCAGATGTTCGTGTCGGTACCGCTGATCACGTGGATCATGATCAGCTTCTTCGCGGGACTCCCCGTCGAACTGGAGGAGGCCGGCCGGACCGACGGGCTCTCCGCATTCGGCGCCTTCTGGCGGATCACCCTGCCCCTGGCGGCCCCCGGAACGGCGACGGCCTCGCTCCTGGCGTTCGTGTTCAGCTGGAACAACTTCATGTTCGCGCTCGTCTTCGCCGACGACCGTACCCAGACCGTGCCGGTGGCGCTGTTCAACTTCATCTCCTACGCGAGTACCGACTGGGGCGGCCTGATGGCTGCCGCCACCCTCATCACGGTGCCGGTCGTGGTGGCCGCGGTCGTCGGCCAGAAGCACCTCGTGGCCGGTCTGACCTCGGGAGCCTCCAAGGGCTGA
- a CDS encoding ABC transporter permease, giving the protein MSTTEVRVTATARDSARPPRGRAPRTVEQANRRLKWAMLTPALAFVGLMIVFPLAFTINLSLTDAFGAVNADKHHVGLRNFVDALSDVRRFWPAVKRTVVFTIGAVALEMVLGLALAMLMRKPFRGMRWVRTILIIPLLTTPVAIGILWLLILDPTNGVANHLLASVGLPRMEFLGSVSQSLPTLMLIDVWQWTPMVTLLLLAGLTTLPEEPEEAALVDGANAWQRFRHVVLPMLGPTIGTALVLRAVDALKTFDILYATKGPGGGSDFEAETLNVYAYGLTFDYQEYGLAAAVLVLFTLFIVGVVVLLRRRSGRKDAA; this is encoded by the coding sequence ATGTCCACCACCGAGGTCCGTGTGACGGCGACGGCCCGGGACTCCGCCCGTCCGCCCCGTGGCCGGGCCCCGCGCACCGTCGAACAGGCCAATCGCCGGCTGAAGTGGGCGATGCTCACCCCGGCGCTCGCCTTTGTCGGACTGATGATCGTCTTCCCGCTGGCCTTCACCATCAACCTGAGCCTCACCGACGCCTTCGGTGCGGTGAACGCCGACAAACACCACGTGGGACTGCGGAACTTCGTGGACGCGCTCAGCGATGTCCGCCGGTTCTGGCCCGCGGTGAAGCGCACTGTGGTCTTCACCATCGGTGCCGTGGCGCTGGAAATGGTGCTGGGTCTGGCGCTCGCCATGCTCATGCGCAAACCGTTCCGTGGAATGCGCTGGGTACGGACGATCCTGATCATTCCGCTCCTGACGACCCCCGTCGCCATCGGCATCCTGTGGCTGCTCATCCTCGACCCCACCAACGGCGTCGCCAACCATCTCCTGGCCTCGGTGGGACTTCCCCGGATGGAATTCCTCGGCTCGGTGAGCCAGTCGCTTCCGACCCTGATGCTCATCGATGTATGGCAGTGGACACCGATGGTGACACTGCTCCTGCTGGCCGGGCTCACCACCCTGCCCGAGGAACCCGAAGAGGCCGCGCTCGTCGACGGGGCCAACGCCTGGCAGCGGTTCCGCCATGTCGTCCTGCCCATGCTCGGACCGACGATCGGGACCGCCCTCGTCCTGCGCGCCGTGGACGCGCTCAAGACCTTCGACATCCTCTACGCCACCAAGGGCCCGGGCGGGGGCTCGGACTTCGAGGCGGAGACCCTCAACGTGTACGCCTACGGGCTCACCTTCGACTACCAGGAGTACGGCCTGGCCGCGGCCGTGCTGGTGCTGTTCACGCTCTTCATCGTCGGCGTCGTCGTACTGCTGCGCCGCCGTTCCGGAAGGAAGGACGCCGCATGA
- a CDS encoding sugar ABC transporter substrate-binding protein: MSTSSQFLSRRGFGRLAAGASAAVGAGALGACSRGGGTPSADTPLRIMAINHVWSQAVRRRMTEFEERVGRRVSMTLLTADQLASSYNVKLNASGTDVDVMMVRALQEQPVFAHNGWLADLTDRVHGDAEFDWQDFQEAPRGASETKGRVLSVPVVTERPALYYRKDLADPPRTLDQLMDASVRLTDPGKGFFGYVGRGQRSGAVSQWSSYLYSYGGDFVVNGRSGIGSRAAIAAYEYYGRLLHEAGPPGATNMSLEQAMPIFAQGKAAFYIDADAIYSSFLDPGVSSVRKTVGFAPFPAGPAGARPHNIPSWSLGINTFSRLRDEAWEFIRWAAGPDMAAALQAAGIPCARESVWSDPKTLASFPPDLAEAMRINAERGIGHDRPQVLQVGRARDIVGRPLVAGILGRPVKPVIRDADAEFADFLVRDNRHKES; encoded by the coding sequence ATGTCCACGAGCAGCCAGTTCCTCAGCCGCCGCGGCTTCGGCAGACTGGCCGCCGGAGCCTCGGCGGCCGTCGGTGCCGGAGCGCTCGGCGCCTGTTCGCGCGGGGGCGGCACACCGTCGGCGGACACGCCGCTGCGGATCATGGCGATCAATCACGTCTGGTCGCAGGCCGTCCGCCGCCGGATGACGGAGTTCGAGGAGCGGGTCGGACGCCGGGTGTCCATGACCCTGCTCACCGCCGACCAGCTCGCCAGCAGCTACAACGTGAAGCTCAACGCCTCCGGCACCGATGTGGACGTGATGATGGTCCGGGCCCTCCAGGAGCAGCCGGTCTTCGCGCACAACGGCTGGCTCGCCGACCTCACCGACCGGGTCCACGGCGACGCGGAGTTCGACTGGCAGGACTTCCAGGAGGCCCCCCGAGGCGCCTCGGAGACCAAGGGAAGGGTGCTGAGCGTCCCGGTGGTCACCGAACGCCCCGCGTTGTACTACCGCAAGGACCTGGCCGACCCTCCCCGCACGCTCGACCAACTGATGGACGCCTCGGTCCGGCTCACGGACCCGGGCAAGGGCTTCTTCGGGTACGTGGGCCGCGGGCAGCGCAGCGGCGCCGTCTCCCAGTGGTCGAGCTATCTCTACTCGTACGGCGGCGACTTCGTCGTGAACGGCAGGTCCGGCATCGGCAGCCGCGCCGCGATCGCGGCGTACGAGTACTACGGCAGGCTGCTCCACGAGGCGGGCCCGCCCGGTGCCACCAATATGAGCCTGGAACAGGCCATGCCGATCTTCGCCCAGGGCAAGGCCGCCTTCTACATCGACGCCGACGCGATCTACAGCAGCTTCCTGGACCCCGGTGTCTCCTCGGTGCGCAAGACCGTGGGCTTCGCGCCGTTCCCCGCGGGGCCCGCGGGCGCCCGCCCGCACAACATCCCGTCCTGGAGCCTCGGTATCAACACCTTCTCCCGACTGCGCGACGAGGCATGGGAGTTCATCCGCTGGGCCGCGGGGCCGGACATGGCCGCCGCACTCCAGGCCGCGGGAATACCGTGCGCCCGGGAGTCCGTGTGGTCCGATCCCAAGACGCTCGCGTCCTTCCCGCCCGACCTCGCCGAGGCGATGCGGATCAACGCCGAGCGTGGCATCGGGCACGACCGCCCCCAGGTGCTCCAGGTCGGACGGGCCCGCGACATCGTCGGGCGCCCGCTCGTGGCCGGGATCCTCGGGCGGCCGGTGAAGCCTGTGATCCGCGACGCGGACGCCGAGTTCGCCGATTTCCTCGTCCGCGACAACCGCCACAAGGAGTCCTGA
- a CDS encoding GntR family transcriptional regulator: protein MPPAPSSQSSRAVTSTRSGLLTERIARQLEHDIRSGAIAVGAKLPSERELAATFGSSRNVVREALQRLEAQRLIEVAPGRGSFVRDQSSGQARGYDALYRTGRPTVRQLIEARLPLEVETVRLATLRAGEGDIAAMRAAQDTLESATDVVTKARADVAFHDAIAVASGNPVLRIMLSSISGMMFEMMLRSNSDPSIEEPGVPHHPEIFEAIVARDEELACAHMREHLLLGTRTYGVDLDLQVDVMARRHIELLLAESEHPTG, encoded by the coding sequence ATGCCGCCTGCCCCGTCCTCGCAGTCGAGCCGTGCCGTTACCAGTACCCGGAGCGGGCTTCTCACCGAGCGCATCGCGCGTCAGCTGGAGCACGACATCAGGTCCGGAGCGATCGCTGTCGGCGCCAAGCTGCCGTCGGAGCGCGAACTCGCCGCGACTTTCGGCTCCAGCCGGAACGTGGTGCGGGAGGCTCTCCAGCGGCTGGAGGCGCAGCGGCTGATCGAGGTGGCGCCGGGCCGCGGCTCCTTCGTACGGGACCAGTCGTCCGGACAGGCCCGCGGATACGACGCCCTCTACCGGACGGGCCGGCCCACGGTGCGCCAGCTCATCGAGGCGCGGCTGCCGCTGGAGGTGGAGACGGTCCGGCTGGCGACCCTGCGGGCGGGCGAAGGCGACATCGCGGCGATGCGTGCGGCACAGGACACACTGGAGTCGGCGACCGATGTGGTCACCAAGGCGCGCGCGGACGTCGCCTTTCATGATGCGATCGCCGTCGCCAGCGGCAACCCGGTCCTGCGGATCATGCTGTCGTCGATCAGCGGCATGATGTTCGAGATGATGCTCCGCTCCAACTCCGACCCCTCCATCGAGGAACCGGGGGTGCCGCACCATCCGGAGATCTTCGAGGCGATCGTCGCGCGCGATGAGGAGCTGGCCTGCGCGCACATGCGGGAGCACCTTCTGCTCGGCACGCGCACCTACGGCGTCGATCTCGACCTCCAGGTGGATGTCATGGCACGGCGGCATATCGAGCTGCTGCTGGCCGAATCAGAGCACCCGACCGGATAA
- a CDS encoding metallophosphoesterase: protein MTETSDTRPAQGGAPAPRQSRPHRLLRYLPLIAPVLLWAVPCWVLLHTGQHWPLPVTLVGTALFALGLIGMPLMMVRGHGRRQRDRAAIVGDTLLGTSWTLFTWSVLLGVLLRLALTVAGVGESQDRARIVTWSVLGITAVLLGWGYAEARRVPRVRRLDVQLPRLGAGLDGIRVALITDTHYGPLDRTRWSARVCETVNTLEADLVCHTGDIADGTAERRRAQAAPLGTVRATRARVYVTGNHEYHSEAQGWVDLMDELGWEPLRNRHLLLERGGDTLVVAGVDDVTAESSGLAGHRAHLAGALNGADPDLPVLLLAHQPKFIDRAAAAGIDLQLSGHTHGGQIWPFHHLVRIDQPALAGLSHHGPRTLLYTSRGTGFWGPPFRVFAPSEITLLVLRSPYLPTSV, encoded by the coding sequence GTGACCGAAACCAGCGACACCCGGCCCGCCCAGGGTGGAGCGCCAGCGCCGCGGCAGAGCCGACCGCACCGCCTGCTGCGCTACCTCCCCCTGATCGCCCCCGTCCTGCTGTGGGCCGTGCCCTGCTGGGTGCTCCTGCACACCGGCCAGCACTGGCCGCTGCCCGTCACGCTGGTCGGCACCGCCCTGTTCGCCCTCGGTCTCATCGGTATGCCGCTCATGATGGTGCGCGGCCACGGCCGGCGCCAGCGGGATCGGGCGGCGATCGTCGGTGACACCCTGCTGGGCACCAGCTGGACTCTGTTCACCTGGTCCGTTCTGCTCGGCGTCCTCTTGCGGCTCGCCCTGACCGTGGCCGGTGTCGGCGAGAGCCAGGACCGGGCCCGAATCGTCACCTGGTCCGTCCTCGGCATAACCGCCGTACTGCTCGGCTGGGGGTACGCCGAGGCCCGCCGCGTACCACGCGTGCGCCGACTCGACGTGCAACTCCCGCGACTGGGTGCCGGGTTGGACGGCATCCGCGTCGCCCTCATCACCGACACCCACTACGGCCCGCTCGATCGCACTCGCTGGTCGGCACGGGTATGCGAGACGGTGAACACCCTGGAAGCCGACCTGGTCTGCCACACCGGCGACATCGCGGACGGCACGGCCGAACGCCGCCGCGCCCAGGCCGCCCCACTCGGTACCGTGCGGGCCACCCGGGCCCGTGTATACGTCACCGGCAACCACGAGTACCACAGCGAGGCCCAGGGCTGGGTCGACCTGATGGACGAGCTGGGCTGGGAGCCGCTGCGCAACCGCCATCTGCTCCTCGAACGCGGAGGCGACACCCTCGTGGTCGCCGGCGTGGATGACGTCACCGCCGAGTCCTCCGGTCTGGCAGGCCACCGCGCCCACCTCGCCGGAGCCCTGAACGGCGCCGACCCCGACCTACCCGTCCTGCTCTTGGCACACCAGCCCAAGTTCATCGACCGGGCAGCAGCCGCCGGCATCGACCTCCAACTCTCCGGCCACACCCACGGCGGCCAGATCTGGCCCTTCCACCACCTCGTCCGCATCGACCAGCCCGCCCTCGCCGGCCTCAGCCACCACGGCCCCCGCACCCTCCTCTACACCAGCCGCGGCACCGGCTTCTGGGGCCCGCCCTTCCGCGTCTTCGCCCCCAGCGAGATCACCCTGCTCGTGCTCCGCTCCCCGTACCTGCCCACCTCGGTATAG
- a CDS encoding aminoglycoside phosphotransferase: MDEVKVVVAHSERATLRVGDVFLKVDADQARIDVEVEAMALAPVPTPEVLWRKPPVLAIAAVPGTALGRLGKPSTASPAAWAAAGAAIRKLHDAPLPSWPGRGGRSGRGLDELAADLDGECEWLVTNGVLPADLVTRNRQVAEAALRPWTPVFTHGDLQIAHVFIDGDEITGIIDWSEAGPGDALFDLATLTLGYEEHLGDVVAGYGTAVDLDVIRAWWSLRSLLGVRWLVEHGFDPFAPGCEVDVLRSRL, encoded by the coding sequence ATGGATGAGGTCAAAGTCGTCGTCGCCCATTCCGAGCGCGCGACCCTGCGCGTCGGCGACGTGTTCCTGAAGGTGGACGCCGATCAGGCGCGCATCGACGTCGAGGTCGAGGCGATGGCCCTGGCGCCGGTCCCGACCCCGGAGGTCCTGTGGCGTAAGCCGCCCGTGCTCGCGATCGCCGCGGTCCCGGGGACGGCGCTCGGCCGCCTCGGCAAGCCGTCGACCGCGTCCCCGGCGGCGTGGGCCGCGGCGGGTGCCGCCATCCGGAAGTTGCACGACGCGCCGTTGCCGTCCTGGCCCGGCCGGGGCGGCCGGAGCGGCCGGGGCCTCGACGAGTTGGCTGCGGATCTCGACGGCGAGTGCGAGTGGCTCGTGACGAACGGCGTCCTGCCCGCCGACCTGGTCACCCGCAACCGCCAGGTCGCCGAGGCCGCGCTCCGGCCGTGGACTCCGGTGTTCACGCACGGCGACCTGCAGATCGCTCACGTGTTCATCGACGGCGACGAGATCACGGGCATTATCGACTGGTCCGAGGCGGGCCCGGGTGATGCCCTGTTCGACCTCGCCACCTTGACGCTCGGATACGAGGAGCACCTCGGCGACGTCGTCGCCGGCTATGGCACCGCCGTCGACCTCGACGTGATCCGCGCGTGGTGGTCGTTGCGAAGCCTGCTGGGGGTTCGCTGGCTGGTCGAGCACGGCTTCGACCCGTTCGCGCCGGGCTGTGAGGTCGACGTGCTGAGATCCCGGCTGTGA
- a CDS encoding UDP pyrophosphate synthetase: MVASERPGLDTAELGESYAFCARETERYYPEAWAAGEVLPDEVRPHFHAVVAFYGWTDRISDESEQAARERLLTRWCEQTLAAVRSGGAEHPVLRAFADTVRRWDLDVTLIERLLAAERVDSEAQPTFATFADLRCYLREVNGTFYRLLALMLGPRDQELARSASLLGEAMHVLDLLEDFPADLAAGRCYLPREDLKRLGLEVGDLQRVERYRQALDELVKIQVGRARELLEQAMPVAGMVHLPNQAFLHAVILGAQLQLDEAEMLGARVMVTGLEPLTLASSARRRAVEDLAAVPEHVAVIMDGNRRWAGARGLSALDGHIAGFRAVMRLIDSALRVGIRHLTVFAFSTENWARSQEEVAGLFDTAADGLTRYIQWLQECGVRVRWCGRRDRLDESTASALALVESMTSANSVLTLTFCVDYGGRDELVAAARALAAEAAAGRIRPEAIDADDIARNLYVPDLPDVDLLIRTSGEQRISNFLPWHLTYAEMVFDPALWPDFGYRHLEAAVREFSGRRRRFGGDLPGQARPVRPARAD, translated from the coding sequence GTGGTGGCGAGTGAGCGTCCAGGCTTGGATACGGCGGAGCTGGGTGAGTCCTACGCGTTCTGCGCGCGTGAGACGGAGCGGTACTACCCCGAGGCGTGGGCCGCGGGCGAGGTCCTGCCCGATGAGGTCCGGCCCCACTTTCACGCGGTGGTCGCGTTCTACGGGTGGACCGACCGTATCTCCGACGAGAGCGAGCAGGCCGCCCGCGAGCGGCTGCTGACCCGCTGGTGTGAGCAGACGCTGGCAGCAGTGCGTTCGGGAGGAGCCGAGCACCCGGTGCTACGGGCGTTCGCGGACACGGTGCGACGGTGGGATCTGGATGTCACGCTCATCGAGAGGTTGCTGGCCGCCGAGCGGGTGGACAGCGAGGCGCAGCCGACGTTCGCCACCTTCGCAGACCTTCGGTGCTATCTGCGCGAAGTCAACGGGACCTTCTATAGGCTGCTCGCATTGATGCTGGGACCGCGTGATCAGGAGCTGGCGCGGTCCGCATCGCTGCTGGGCGAGGCGATGCACGTGCTGGACCTCTTGGAAGACTTCCCGGCCGACCTTGCCGCCGGCCGGTGTTATCTGCCGCGCGAGGACTTGAAGCGGCTGGGCCTGGAGGTCGGCGACCTTCAGCGCGTGGAGCGATACCGGCAAGCTTTGGACGAGCTGGTCAAGATCCAGGTTGGCCGGGCCCGGGAGCTGCTGGAGCAGGCGATGCCGGTGGCGGGGATGGTGCATCTACCCAACCAGGCGTTCCTGCACGCGGTGATCCTCGGTGCGCAACTGCAGCTCGACGAGGCGGAGATGCTGGGTGCCAGGGTAATGGTCACCGGTCTGGAACCGCTGACCCTGGCCAGTTCGGCCCGGCGTCGTGCGGTCGAGGACCTGGCAGCCGTTCCCGAACATGTTGCGGTGATCATGGATGGGAACCGACGCTGGGCCGGAGCACGCGGTCTGTCGGCGCTTGACGGTCACATCGCCGGGTTCCGGGCGGTGATGCGGCTGATCGACTCCGCCCTGAGAGTGGGGATCCGGCACCTGACGGTATTCGCCTTCTCCACAGAGAACTGGGCCCGGTCCCAGGAAGAAGTGGCCGGTCTGTTCGACACCGCGGCCGACGGGCTGACCCGGTACATCCAGTGGCTGCAGGAGTGCGGTGTGCGAGTGCGCTGGTGCGGGCGCCGTGACCGGCTGGATGAGTCGACCGCGTCCGCACTGGCGTTGGTCGAGAGCATGACCTCGGCCAACAGCGTCCTGACGCTGACCTTCTGCGTCGACTACGGCGGCCGCGATGAACTGGTCGCGGCAGCCCGCGCGCTGGCCGCCGAGGCGGCCGCCGGGAGGATCCGGCCGGAAGCCATCGACGCGGACGACATCGCCCGGAATCTGTATGTGCCAGATCTGCCCGATGTCGATCTGCTGATCCGCACCTCCGGTGAGCAGCGGATCAGCAACTTCCTCCCGTGGCACCTCACCTACGCCGAAATGGTGTTTGACCCGGCGCTATGGCCCGACTTCGGCTACCGGCACCTGGAGGCCGCTGTCAGAGAGTTCTCAGGCCGCCGGCGCCGATTCGGCGGGGACCTGCCCGGACAGGCCCGACCTGTGCGGCCGGCCCGGGCGGATTGA
- a CDS encoding NAD-dependent epimerase — protein sequence MQILVIGATGYAGRRVSAALARAGHTVLGLARDTAARAALDLAVNEVTPVQGDFSKPGTWRGHLDGADAVVHLLMDMSDPIGADQCLFAELAAAQERDGRRRHLVFTTGISSYGRTGLPLMDENTPGNPQSPIGFRFTLEQELAHSGLAHTVVRPGFIYGGPATTSMTGQWFAAAEAGAPVFYGDTAKRWSWVHVDDLADAYVRILDNPAAADGEVYVIADDQRLTALDMQHAAVRAAGYTGEIALESAEAGGMLQMAADQDELVTSGKAHRLLGWRPRHASFTDNPDRHYRAWKAAQPTS from the coding sequence ATGCAGATCCTCGTCATCGGCGCCACCGGCTACGCGGGCCGCCGCGTCTCCGCCGCCCTGGCACGTGCCGGGCACACCGTCCTCGGCCTGGCCCGCGACACCGCGGCTCGGGCCGCCCTGGACCTCGCGGTCAACGAAGTCACCCCCGTACAGGGCGACTTCTCCAAGCCCGGGACCTGGCGCGGCCACCTGGACGGCGCGGACGCTGTCGTGCACCTGCTCATGGATATGAGCGACCCGATCGGTGCCGACCAGTGCCTGTTCGCGGAACTCGCCGCCGCCCAGGAGCGCGACGGACGCCGCCGCCACCTGGTATTTACCACCGGCATCTCTTCCTACGGCCGCACCGGCCTGCCGCTGATGGACGAGAATACGCCCGGCAACCCCCAAAGCCCCATCGGCTTCCGCTTCACCCTGGAGCAGGAACTCGCCCACAGCGGCCTCGCGCACACCGTTGTCCGCCCCGGCTTCATATACGGCGGTCCGGCCACCACCTCCATGACGGGTCAGTGGTTCGCCGCCGCCGAGGCCGGCGCCCCCGTCTTCTACGGTGACACCGCCAAGCGCTGGAGCTGGGTCCATGTCGACGATCTCGCCGACGCCTACGTCCGGATCCTCGACAATCCGGCCGCCGCCGACGGCGAGGTGTACGTCATCGCGGACGACCAGCGCCTGACCGCACTGGACATGCAGCACGCCGCGGTCCGCGCCGCCGGCTACACCGGCGAGATCGCCCTGGAAAGCGCCGAGGCGGGCGGCATGCTGCAGATGGCCGCCGACCAGGACGAACTCGTCACCAGCGGCAAGGCCCACCGCCTCCTCGGATGGCGCCCCCGACACGCCTCCTTCACTGACAACCCCGACCGGCACTACCGCGCCTGGAAGGCAGCACAGCCCACCTCTTGA
- a CDS encoding MarR family transcriptional regulator — MAADDVPLSPDELRLWQSLGRLVHALPRVLEDDMSRTGVTMTEFAALLLLSEAPDHRMRMSALADAAGLTPSRITRVVDGLSKHGLVHKERHGQDGRGNDAILTEAGLRAMQSAQPAHLASARTRVLDQIPPDLLPALAQTLATLAESLSPHHRDA; from the coding sequence ATGGCCGCCGACGATGTCCCGCTGTCCCCCGACGAACTCCGCCTCTGGCAGAGCCTGGGCCGCCTGGTCCACGCCCTGCCGCGCGTACTGGAGGACGACATGTCCCGCACGGGGGTCACCATGACCGAATTCGCCGCCCTGCTACTCCTCAGCGAGGCACCCGACCACCGCATGCGCATGTCCGCGCTCGCCGACGCCGCGGGGCTCACCCCCTCCAGAATCACCCGCGTCGTCGACGGATTGAGCAAGCACGGGCTCGTCCACAAGGAGCGCCACGGCCAGGACGGCCGCGGAAACGACGCGATACTCACCGAAGCCGGACTACGCGCCATGCAGTCGGCCCAGCCCGCGCACCTGGCCAGCGCCCGCACCCGCGTTCTCGACCAGATTCCCCCGGACCTGCTTCCGGCCCTTGCCCAGACGCTCGCGACCCTCGCCGAAAGCCTGTCCCCCCATCACCGCGACGCCTGA